The following proteins come from a genomic window of Microbacterium sp. SY138:
- a CDS encoding FHA domain-containing protein → MTDSDSRPAGEAAIHRSGEQRHDVTQTFGHDSDLSFVPFGVELTDVEQSAIVALPAGSALLLVRSGALAGARYLLDTDVTTVGRHPEADIFFDDVTVSRRHAEITRTGSTFEIIDQRSLNGTYVNGERVDRSTLVDGSELRVGKFRLNFFASPHDRPAANA, encoded by the coding sequence GTGACTGACAGCGACAGCCGACCGGCCGGAGAAGCCGCGATCCACCGTTCCGGTGAGCAGAGACACGACGTTACGCAGACGTTCGGGCACGATTCCGATCTGTCGTTCGTGCCGTTCGGAGTGGAACTCACCGACGTCGAGCAGTCGGCGATCGTCGCGCTGCCTGCGGGATCGGCGCTTCTGCTGGTCCGCTCCGGCGCTCTCGCCGGAGCCCGGTACCTCCTCGACACCGACGTGACGACCGTCGGCCGTCACCCCGAGGCCGACATCTTCTTCGACGACGTGACGGTCTCGCGCCGGCATGCGGAGATCACGCGCACGGGGTCCACGTTCGAGATCATCGACCAGCGTTCGCTCAACGGGACCTACGTCAATGGCGAGCGTGTCGATCGCAGCACCCTGGTGGACGGTTCCGAACTCCGCGTCGGCAAGTTCCGTCTGAACTTCTTCGCCTCTCCGCACGACCGCCCGGCGGCGAACGCCTGA